A single Marinobacter sp. es.042 DNA region contains:
- a CDS encoding protein adenylyltransferase SelO, translated as MSGNDFRIEHRYLELPDSFYTRVQPSPLKDAKMVCFNHKLAGQMGFRADSESDWTGVGAGSELLEGMEPVAMKYTGHQFGAYNPDLGDGRGLLLWETVGPDGRRWDWHLKGAGMTPYSRFGDGRAVLRSTIREYLCSEAMHGLGIPTTRALFMVSAKDPVRRESIETAAALVRVAQSHIRFGHFEFAAHHEGPESVKTLLEHVISLHFPHLINLPNDDRYARWFEEVVERTARTIADWQAVGFCHGVMNSDNMSIIGDTFDYGPFAFLDDFDAGYISNHTDQGGRYAYNRQPQVGFENCRYLATALLPVMEEDDVRRGLRRYEVAYNERFLQNMRDKLGLIIEDEADLSLIMDTFSMMHEHHVDYTAFFRALSNLHSHGHGPVRDLFVDRSVADQWLERYEERLLNETRAHDEREYAMRRVNPKYVLRNYLAQQVIQEAQNGDYEPMKALLKVLERPYDEQPESEPYAALPPDWGKHLNISCSS; from the coding sequence ATGAGTGGCAACGATTTTCGAATAGAGCATCGCTACCTGGAGCTCCCGGACAGTTTTTATACCCGGGTTCAGCCCTCCCCTCTGAAAGACGCAAAGATGGTGTGCTTCAACCACAAGCTCGCGGGGCAGATGGGCTTTCGCGCCGATTCCGAATCCGACTGGACCGGCGTGGGTGCGGGATCGGAGTTACTCGAGGGCATGGAGCCTGTGGCCATGAAATACACGGGCCACCAGTTCGGCGCCTACAATCCCGACCTGGGCGACGGCCGTGGACTGCTACTGTGGGAAACCGTTGGCCCCGATGGACGACGCTGGGACTGGCACCTCAAAGGCGCCGGTATGACTCCCTACTCCCGCTTCGGGGATGGCCGCGCCGTGCTTCGCTCCACCATTCGCGAATACCTGTGCAGTGAAGCCATGCACGGACTGGGTATCCCTACCACCCGGGCACTGTTCATGGTGAGCGCCAAAGACCCGGTGCGCAGGGAATCCATCGAGACGGCGGCTGCACTGGTGCGCGTGGCTCAAAGCCATATTCGCTTCGGACACTTCGAGTTCGCCGCGCACCACGAAGGGCCTGAAAGCGTAAAGACTCTGCTTGAGCATGTGATCTCGCTGCACTTCCCTCATCTGATCAACCTGCCAAATGACGATCGATACGCCCGCTGGTTCGAGGAAGTGGTGGAACGCACCGCAAGAACGATTGCGGACTGGCAGGCAGTCGGCTTCTGCCATGGCGTGATGAACAGCGACAACATGTCCATCATCGGCGACACCTTTGATTATGGCCCTTTCGCATTCCTTGATGATTTCGATGCCGGCTATATAAGCAACCATACCGACCAGGGCGGGCGCTACGCCTACAACCGTCAACCACAAGTCGGGTTCGAGAATTGCCGCTACCTGGCCACAGCCCTGCTCCCGGTAATGGAGGAGGACGACGTGCGCCGGGGGCTTCGCCGCTATGAAGTGGCCTACAACGAGCGCTTCCTCCAGAACATGCGAGACAAGCTTGGCCTGATCATCGAGGATGAAGCAGACCTGAGCCTGATCATGGATACCTTCAGCATGATGCACGAGCACCATGTCGACTACACGGCCTTCTTCCGGGCGCTCTCGAATCTGCACAGCCATGGCCATGGGCCGGTGCGGGATCTGTTTGTAGATCGCAGCGTGGCGGACCAGTGGCTGGAGCGCTATGAGGAAAGACTCCTGAACGAGACGCGAGCTCATGATGAGCGGGAGTACGCCATGCGTCGCGTGAATCCGAAGTATGTGCTGAGAAACTATCTGGCCCAGCAGGTCATCCAGGAGGCGCAAAACGGGGATTACGAACCGATGAAAGCACTATTGAAGGTTCTTGAGCGCCCCTATGACGAGCAACCGGAGAGTGAGCCTTATGCTGCATTGCCGCCGGATTGGGGCAAGCACCTGAATATCAGCTGTTCAAGCTGA
- a CDS encoding fumarate hydratase: MTTVIRQDDLIESVADALQFISYYHPKDFIDGVYEAYQKEESQAAKDAMAQILINSRMCAEGHRPLCQDTGIVTVFVNIGMSVQWDCELPLDDVINEGVRRAYTHPDNVLRASILDDPDGKRKNTGDNTPAIIHYKMVPGDTVEVHVAAKGGGSEAKSKFAMLNPSDSVVDWVLKMVPQMGAGWCPPGMLGIGIGGTAEKAMEMAKESLLDPIDIHDLKARGASNRAEELRLELFDKVNDLGIGAQGLGGLTTVLDVKVKDYPTHAANKPVAIIPNCAATRHAHFTLDGTGPSLQTPPRLEDWPEITWEVGDNVRRVNLDTVTPEDVKDWQPGETVLLSGKMLTGRDAAHKKMVDMIEKGEELPVDLKGRFIYYVGPVDPVREEVVGPAGPTTATRMDKFTHTMLEKTGLTGMIGKAERGQVAIDAIKEFGAVYLMAVGGSAYLVSKAIKNAEVVAFPELGMEAIYEFEVEDMPVTVAVDSRGSSVHQTGPAEWHEKIIAAKAV, from the coding sequence ATGACCACCGTAATCCGCCAGGACGATCTGATTGAAAGCGTAGCGGACGCGCTGCAGTTCATTTCCTACTACCATCCGAAAGATTTCATTGATGGTGTGTATGAGGCTTACCAAAAGGAAGAGTCCCAGGCGGCGAAGGACGCCATGGCCCAGATCCTGATCAACTCGCGCATGTGTGCGGAAGGGCATCGGCCCCTGTGTCAGGACACTGGTATTGTGACGGTATTCGTCAACATTGGTATGAGCGTTCAGTGGGACTGCGAGCTACCCCTGGATGATGTGATCAACGAAGGGGTGCGTCGCGCCTACACCCATCCGGACAACGTGCTGCGCGCTTCTATTCTGGATGACCCGGACGGCAAGCGTAAGAATACCGGTGATAACACGCCGGCCATCATCCACTACAAGATGGTTCCGGGCGATACGGTTGAAGTGCACGTGGCTGCCAAAGGTGGTGGTTCAGAGGCCAAGTCCAAGTTCGCCATGCTGAACCCGTCCGATTCGGTTGTCGATTGGGTTCTTAAAATGGTCCCGCAGATGGGGGCTGGCTGGTGCCCGCCTGGTATGCTGGGCATTGGTATTGGCGGTACCGCCGAAAAGGCGATGGAAATGGCCAAGGAATCCCTGCTGGACCCGATCGATATCCACGACCTGAAAGCGCGCGGTGCCTCGAACAGAGCCGAGGAACTGCGTCTTGAGCTGTTCGACAAGGTGAATGATCTCGGTATTGGTGCCCAGGGGCTGGGTGGCCTGACCACCGTTCTGGACGTCAAGGTCAAGGATTACCCGACGCACGCTGCCAATAAGCCGGTGGCCATCATCCCGAACTGTGCTGCGACTCGCCACGCGCATTTCACTCTGGATGGCACCGGACCTTCCTTGCAGACGCCGCCGCGCCTGGAAGACTGGCCGGAAATCACCTGGGAAGTGGGCGACAACGTTCGTCGCGTGAACCTCGATACGGTGACCCCGGAAGACGTAAAGGACTGGCAGCCGGGCGAAACCGTCCTGCTATCCGGCAAGATGCTGACTGGCCGGGATGCTGCCCACAAGAAGATGGTCGACATGATCGAGAAAGGCGAGGAACTGCCAGTCGATCTGAAGGGTCGGTTCATTTATTACGTTGGCCCGGTTGATCCGGTGCGCGAAGAGGTCGTTGGTCCTGCAGGCCCGACAACTGCGACTCGAATGGACAAGTTTACCCACACCATGCTCGAAAAGACTGGCCTTACCGGAATGATCGGTAAAGCAGAGCGCGGTCAGGTGGCCATCGACGCCATCAAGGAATTCGGTGCGGTCTACCTGATGGCCGTGGGCGGTTCTGCTTACCTGGTCTCCAAGGCCATCAAGAATGCGGAAGTGGTTGCCTTCCCGGAACTGGGTATGGAAGCCATATACGAGTTCGAGGTCGAGGACATGCCGGTCACAGTCGCCGTTGATTCACGCGGCTCGTCTGTGCACCAGACAGGTCCTGCGGAGTGGCACGAAAAGATCATTGCTGCCAAGGCGGTCTGA
- a CDS encoding enoyl-CoA hydratase, whose product MTDLVLTEIKARILIVRLNRPERKNALTHAMYTAMGDALEQARDDANIRCVLFTGSSECFTAGNDLGEFAAGLPGDFEQTPVGRFLLLLASATKPVVASVNGAAVGIGTTMLLHCDLVFAGNNTAFQMPFASLGLCPEGGSSLLLPTWIGRVRSAELLMLGGAFSGEEALRLGLINRVCEPEQTEANAFEACQRLAEKAPAAIRATKALLNRPTMESLRETMLEEGQLFAERLKSPEAAEAFRAFMEKRAPDFSRFE is encoded by the coding sequence GTGACTGACCTCGTCCTTACCGAAATCAAAGCCCGGATTCTCATCGTTCGACTGAACCGGCCAGAGCGCAAGAACGCCCTCACCCACGCCATGTACACCGCCATGGGCGATGCTCTGGAACAAGCCAGGGATGATGCCAACATCCGGTGCGTACTCTTTACCGGCAGCAGCGAGTGTTTCACCGCCGGCAACGACCTGGGCGAATTTGCCGCCGGCTTGCCCGGTGATTTCGAACAAACTCCCGTAGGCCGCTTTCTTTTGTTACTGGCCAGCGCAACCAAACCCGTGGTGGCGTCGGTCAATGGCGCGGCAGTCGGCATTGGAACCACCATGTTGCTGCACTGCGATCTGGTATTCGCCGGCAACAACACGGCATTCCAGATGCCGTTTGCCAGCCTCGGCCTGTGCCCCGAAGGTGGCTCCAGCCTGCTACTTCCCACCTGGATTGGCCGGGTGCGCAGCGCAGAGCTACTGATGCTTGGCGGTGCCTTCTCCGGGGAGGAAGCTCTTCGGCTTGGCCTGATCAACCGGGTTTGCGAGCCCGAGCAGACCGAAGCCAATGCCTTCGAGGCCTGCCAGCGGCTGGCTGAAAAAGCACCAGCAGCCATTCGGGCCACCAAAGCGCTTCTTAACAGGCCAACTATGGAATCACTCAGGGAAACCATGCTCGAGGAGGGACAGCTGTTTGCCGAGCGCCTGAAATCCCCCGAAGCCGCCGAAGCCTTCCGGGCCTTTATGGAAAAACGCGCACCGGATTTCTCGCGCTTCGAGTAA